CCGGAGCCCGCTGAGTCTCATTTTTCACTTAGGTCAGTGGCCAGCAGCCACTATTTTATGCAAATAGACCAGCTTTAACTGTTTGGTGTTCAACTAAAATGTATCACATTGGCCCCAGGATATAAGACCCWGCAATAAATATCAGTTTAATGGTCCAAGGAGCCAACAAATCTTTGTTGGATGGACCCTAAGGCCTTTTGATAAAATCAAGAGCAATGTACTGTAATCCATGACAGCAGGacagaaaaacatttgaattcaTGRTTTTGGTTTTTCTGTTCACGGGAACACATCTATGCAATACCTCAAGTGAACTACAGATGGCGAAAGagtatgtgatttttttttacaaaagtaaGCGCCACTTCCACTGAAGATGACTAAAACGTGAGATCAGCATMTATTATGGAAAGAGAAAGCAATAGTATAGGGCAATTCAATTCCATTTGGAACCCTCAAAAAAGAGTTAGAAAGTCACTCATATCTGAAGAGGTAAAGTCCATATTGGATGCCTATTGATTTCTCCCACCGGAGCAGCATCTGTTATCAAACtgggaaagctgttctgactttgtggctgtgtcatCTGGTGGAATTCACAAATTTCCTGATTGCAaaaattctacactgttcgctcaatttcagtttgtgagagacaacaagcactgaatagtgtagggaatcattgtaccatctaaatcgcagtgaaatatatttttaataacaataaatataGTTTAAAACAGCTGTTTGAAGCAGGTGGACAAAAAATAAAACTTTCATTTTGGTCTACCGGCTTCAAACAGATGTAAAAACAGTACTTTTTTGTTATCGAAAATAATATTYCACAGCGATTTAGATGgcacaatgattccctacactattctgtgcttgttttctcacaaacTGGAGCGAAACGTGTAGATTTTTTGCTACCACGAAATGACACAGCGATTTCCACAAGACAACAGCCACAAAGTCCGGCAGGAGAAATCAATaggcgaatatcacagccaatcacaacactgacaggtaagtaatactgtgaaacactatcattcaaCTATTAGCACCAGATATACAGtattcaaatttaaaaaaaaatactaagtGTAACACCTTTAAGCTAATAGGTTCTCAAAATATCAGTTATCAGAttccatataaatatatgaatagGTCAATCAGCTGCTTTATATAGTATGAGATTAGAAAATTAGAATGAATATTTATAAAAGTTTGTGcatttggtaaacaaactgaatagCACAAGGAGTGACTGACATCTGTGACAAGCAGACAAAAGCATtgtagggagagagatagagcagtATAGAAATGATTCACAGAAATGACTCACAATATCATCTTCTCTTGGCAGAAAGGATGTTTGGGTTTGATCTCCAGCTTTTGCACATCCTTGTAGCGAATCTTTGGCCCTTTTCTTGTGCACCTGCACTTGTAggctgtaaaataaataaaacagacatGTTACAATAAAATTGAGGTCAAATGAACACGTTGGTCTGAACGTTTAACAATTTTCTAATGAGAATAACTGATCAGTTATGATTTTCGACTTCACACAGATTGTCAGGTGTAGTTCTTAACCTGTATGAAAAACGAACAAAGAGAACGAGAACGATTGAATAGGACTCAGTAACTGTATTGTAAAACATTAAACTATTGTCTCCACTGTAAATAAAGGCTTGTGGATTCCCACCGCCACAGACTGTTTAACACGCATGCAGGTGGTCATGGTGAaacgcctgtctcttatacacatctagatgtgtataagagacagatattaTTGTCTCCACTGTAAATCAAGGCGTGGATTCCCACCGCCACTGAGACTGTTTAACACGCATGCAGGTGGTCAGGTGAACAATTGTAGCAGGCTCGTGCCTACTTTGAAACGTGTGACCCACATCTTCAAGGCTTCCTCATCAAAAGTCATCTCCAATTCCTCAACACCGGGCATTACAATTCTCATCAACCACGCAAACCAAACAAATCAGATAAAGAGCAACGCCAACCATCATGAATTTGGTGAAATGTAAAACCTTTCAAAAGACAACATTTATACAACGTAGCCTGGCTTCAGACTGTGGCTGAGTGGTTAACGCAATAAACGAACAAAGCCACAattgtacaaaacaaaaacactaatatAACTGCTATGAACAACAATAGCCTATACTGTTGCCAAAAGGTAAAACGTACAGGAGCAATCCGGctgcacaacattttttttttgactCATTACCATCAGATGAACATGTTTAACGGCTGAACACATACTATTTCCGATAAGTTTCAATAGGGTCTGGCTCCTTCACATAAAAGTTTTACATTGCtcaaatatacatttatatttaccTTCTGTGTGGAGGGAATATAAGGCAATARCTAACAAAAGCAACGCTGCTGTTGTACAACGATGCATCTCGTCTGCTGAGAAGGAACCTCAAATTCGGACCTCCCGGCTGGTTACCCCAACTAAATCTCACTCAATCGACAATATATTGGTATTCGCCCTTTAATTTGAGGAGATGACGAGAGGAACAACGTTTGATTTCTATTCTTCCGAATACTCTTGAGTTTTCACGAACTCCGTAGGTCCAGAGAGCTCAGTTCAGAAACGTCATTMGGACTTCACGCTGCTTGCCGTCTATCCCAATATGTTGTTGAGCAGCAGCTTTTAAAAACCATCTCTGTCCCATCTCATTAACATGCACAGCCAGCCAACGAATCAAACACTTGTACAAGAGAAGTGGGATACATAAAAGAGAGGGTAATATAAGGGGAAGAACACTAAAGGAGTGGAAAGTTTAGATACCAGTTGATTAAAGTTATTATGCTGATTCTCAAAGTTGCCTGGGACAGAGCACAATTTACTCAAATATTCTAACAATGTAAGATCATTTGTGCATAGCCCAGACATTGCCTCTGATtttcaaatatttatattcagGCTATTCAGATTGATTGAATCTCCTGACTTCAGACTGAGACGACATGATTGAGGGCAAACATGTCTTATAATCACAGCGTGGTGAAATAAATAGTACATTGGGACCATCTCAGGACTTTCTAGCAACTTAGGCACTTCAGAGATATTGTTTAAATTCTTGAGAAACAGACACTGACACATCTGGAAGTAATATGATTGATGGAGGGACCTTACATAGAAATGGATGGGAATAAATTTGTACTCAATTAATTGTCACCATTCTGTTTTCTTCCATACCATAAAACAATAGAGCGCTGTTGTATTTGAGAATCTATCAAAACAAAATGATTGTTTTCAAAAGAGGAATTTAAAGTCAGYTAACTGAAGCCATGGTTCTTATAAAGTCCTTATGAAAGTGACAGACTGTAGACGTGTAGGCAGATTGTGTCCTggttgtaattattattattattattgttattctttGTATATATGAATATTTTTTWAATAAAAGTTATTTGGAACATTTGTGGATGAACAATGTTAGTAGGGTGACATAAATAAATGCACCCATTGGTTCTTTGCAGATTACCATGCAGTGTTTCCTTGTAAAAGATAGTCCTGAGCAGAACATTTTACCCCACCCATTCATGCTACAATAATTTTGGGAACAAAAAGCCTTCATCAGAATATACCCTTTTGCTCTTCAGCCAAACCTCTCATCCCATCTTTCATCACTCATACCAGCCTCCCTCTTTATTCTCTCAAAAGCTGTGTGGAAAGTAAAAAGTGAGCAAATTAAATGTGAAGCAAACCTTACGTCATTCTTTCCAATCATAATGTAACATTTGCCCTGTTTGACTTGATGCTGATCACAACGTGAAGACGTTGATGAAGATGGATTCCAATCCATTGGATAAGTCCAAATCAATTAAAGTTGATATTTGTTGACCTGTTTCATACACCTCCAAAGAAGGTAGTGATATCTACTCCATCCATTCAGGATGGATTTGAAGGGAAAATGAGGTTGTAAGTTGGTGGGTTGTTATTCAGTTTGTTATCCCAAAAGTWAAAAAATTCAAATACTACAGAACATTCAACAGAGCATCAGTTGAGCACTTTAGTTGATTAATCAGAATTATTTCCACTCCTGAAATAGCTGTGTTTACATTTATCGGTTACACAAGGTGCACAACTGTTTATGAAWWTATAAACTCCCTATCTCATAGGAACACAcctgtattgtgtctgtgtgcttttAGTACACTTGGCAATGGTCTATCTCAGATCAAATTCACAGCCCTAAGTAAACTTTATCCCAAAGTCAAATATTTAGTTCTATTCTCTGTCTTCCACTGGATGCGGTGTTGGGACTGATGGAGGGGCCCTGCCAGAGATAGCCTAAATGCAGCCCTTCGTCTGCCAAGAGACGGTCATGCCATGAAACCCAAACAGATCAGCTAAGCAACGGTTCAATGCTCTGGGCtctcagtagcagcagcagcagcaacaccaCTAAATAAGGAGGCAACCCGCACACAGCATTGTCATAtgatgtgtcccaaattgcaccctattctttacatagtgcaatacttttgaccagaacccaagtagctcactatatagggaatagtgtaccCATTTGAGAGGCAGACAGGCTCTCTGGCCTGGGGAGTTGGACGTCAAGgcggggagagatgggggggatgGGTTCTGTCTCTCCAAACATTTGTTGTTCCAGTGAAGGCAACGATTTATCAAGTCTACACAGTCCATCTCGACCACAGACGCCTGCTTGCTGACCGCAAAAAACACATTGGTTCACATTGATCACTGACAGATTCCCCTGTCAGGCTTCCACTGGGACAGCACCAAGGCCTACATGTGTGACATCATATGAGCCTGTGACCTTCTGAGTCATTTTGAGGAAACACAATCAACTCCTGAAGAGGAGAGCTGTCGGATACTCATCATATCTGATCCTGGTGATGGAGCCTCACTGATATACAGGGTCTGTCTCCTGGCGGCCCAATCAAAGTTGGCCATGTGGGCTGAGCTGCCTCAGACATCATTGAGTTGATATATTCTATGTGACTTATGCTGGCTCTCACCCCCCATGGATGACTTCTGTGATGACTGAAGCTCATTGACTCCATTtctacacaataaaaaaaatgaaaaatcaaATTGACTCCAGACATTATTACCTTGGCTGCTGTaacttcattcacctcagtcaacaGTGGACTTAACATTTTACAAACACATGTCATACAGCAATTAGCTGCTATGCACTATCTCAACACCGGGATCAAAAACTCTAATTTAGTTTCATGTCAAGTTAAACATCATTTACCTAGCCATCTACAGCCATCTTCCTCTGCACTGTTTTGCGCTGTTCACTGCATAGCTGCTCGAAGCACCATCCATAGTCCTAAAGCCAGCCAGCTGGGCAAACAGCCTTCCCGCCCTGATCTGAGCCtaccgcatggtcctaaagccagcCATTAATACCGCTACACTGCAGTTTCCTTTTAATCTTGATTGGAATGATTTGTTGGTGTTGAGCTAGGGCCATACCCAATTGACCCCCTGGCTGCTAGCCTACATTAATTTATACGGTGCAGTGTGAGTCCTGGGAGATATGAGTGAAATCAGCATCATGGCTGTGCCAGTGTTGACATTGGCAGGCGAATAAAGACGTTGGCGCCCCGTTCTAATTGGCCTGGGCCGGGAGGGGCCATAGATCATCctgtctgcgtctcaaatggcaccctattacctttagagtgcattacttttgaccagggccaatagggctctggtcaaaagtagtgcactataaagagaataggttgccatttgggatgcaagccctGTCTGTCGGGGGAATTAGGGAGCAGGCCCTTGACTCTGCGTGATAGCCTTGTCCTCTACTGTGATGGGACATTAGTTACCCTGGTGCCCAATATAGTCCAACAGGAGCCGGCCTGGTCATGCACCACACAGTGATAAGAAAGGCACGGTTCTGCCTGGCAGCTAAAGGCACGCAaatcagagagaggggggagaaaaagagTGAATGATCATCTGTGTAGATAGAACATAATACTGGCTTGTGTTCTAAATTAGATTATATTAGGACAGGATATAATTAGATAACATGTaattgtgtatttttatttttattttttatttcacctttatttaaccaggtaggctagttgagaacaagttctcatttacaactgcgacctggccaagataaagcaaagcagtgcgtcacaaacaacaacacagagttacacatggaataaacaaacatacagtaaataatacaatagaaaaagtctatatacagtgtgtgcaaatgaggtaggataagggaggtaaggcaataaataggccatagtggcgtaataattacaatatagcaattaaacactggagtgatagatgtgcagaagatgaatgtgcaagtagagatactggggtgcaaaggagcaatataaataaaataaataacagtatggggatgaggtagttggatgggctatttacagatgggccatgtacaggtgcagtgatctgtgagctgctctgacagctgatgcttaaagttagtgagggagatatgagtctccagcttcagggatttttgcagttcgttccagtcattggcagcagagaactggaaggaaaggcRGCCatagtaggaattggctttgggggtgaccagtgaaatatacctgctggagtgcgtgctacgggtgggtgctgctatggtgactagtgagttgagataaggcggggctttacctagcaaagacttatagatgacctggagccagtgggtttggcaacgaatatgattTTATGGACCACAAATTGATTTAATCGCAATTTGATTATACAtaaagttattttgtttattgtgttacatatacactgagtggacaaaacattaggaacaccaacctaatattgagttgcaacctgTCTTGCCATTGGAACAGCCTcaagtcggggcatggactctacaaggtgttgaaagcattccacatggatgctggcccatgttgactccagtgcttcccacagttgtgtcaagatggctggatgtcctttgggtggtggaccattcttgatacacttgggaaactgttgaaaaactcagcagcgttgcagttcttgacaaacttaAACCGGTCCGTTtggaacctactaccattccccgttcaaaagcacttaaatcttttgtcttgcccatccattcaccctctgaatggcgcacatacacaatccatatctcaattgtctcaaggcttaaaaatccataatctacactgattgaagtggatttaaggtgacatcaataagggatcataagctttcacctggattcacctggtcagtctatgtcatggaaagagcaggggtTTCTcatttttttgtacactcagtgtataggtcCCATCAAACTGAAGCCATTAAAAGTAATAGCGGATGCTTGGGTGAATTACTGTCAGTCTGGGAAACTAAACTGAGGAATTCAGTGGAGGCAGGCCCGGCTTCAGGATGACATACCTGAGGGGGAAGTTTAAATCCATGTTGGAAGCACAACTAGTATTGCTTTAGAGCTCCAATAAAACAAGGTAGATTGGTCCTACTAAtgttcaaatgtacaaaaatgtatatgaaatgtaGCCGTACACATCAACAGCCATTGTTTTATAGaataacacaaaaaatatatgttcCCCACTAGTACATACAAGTGTACGCGCCTACCAACACGCACAGATCAGCTCAACAGAAKGAGCACCACTAGGCTATCAAATATTCGTACAGGCTTCATCGCTTAAACTTCAATAATTAGAATTAGAGGCTACATTGCTGTCAAATTTGTGACACTACACAATGGGCGTAACCAAGCCGCCACTTCTCCAGATGCGCACAGTATGTTGTTCAGGGTGGAGAACGAATTTTCACACATTTCTGTAGATGCCCCAAAAATGATAataatgtttcagcattgtcaGCATTGTTGACAAAGGGCCGCTGTGTCTTTGAAGAACACTAAGTGGGGTCCATTTGTTGTTGCTGGCTGTGATGTCGATTTCACTTTCCAAGAATGTGTGAGGCTGCGAGCCACAATAAACAATGTTCCCATTGGATCAGTTTTTGTTAGATTCAACAGGTCGTCAGGCGCTAGTGTCTGGGGTAACGTAGGTGCAGGTGCTTGTTATGATGTTACCCTCGTGCTGCTGGTGCTAGGCCCTGGCTCTTCTCGATCTTGTTGGTCAGCAGGCAGTCTGGGGGATGGGCGGGTATTCAATCTGATGCTAGGCTCCTCAACCTTGGTGGTTGGGCCTGCTGCAGGCTGGCCGGTGAGCTTGTCATCGCTCTCGACATGGTGGTCCTCAGATTTTTTGCTGTTGGCAGTGCTCAGCCATTTTTCGGATATCCATGCTGCTGAAAgcttagccaactagctataaTTATTATTACCTAAATGTAATGAATCTAGTACCTACTAGCTAGCCTATTGGTAGCTGTAGCTGTCTACAAAAGTGAACAactttcccccctctctgttAGAAAAAAAACCTGCCCTGGGATCCAATGAGCTTCCTAAACAAGGTAATGAAGGCGGTACCTTATGACATTGCATGGCTAGGTGCCAAATCAGAGTGCATTTTTGGATTTTAACTACTAAATATGACATTATTacttccccctcccccacccctcctcagATCATGAGCACACACCCAGCATATAGCCTTTGTCCAGATCTGTGCTACTGGCAGGCCCAGCAGTACTACATTGGCAAAACCGAGCAGGGTAATTCATATACCATTTGTTATGTTGATGGGGAAACAAGACTGGGGTGGCACACATTCTATCTGGGGGGTCCATGCCCGGCTTTGACACCCTGTTAGAGACGGCCCTGAATGGAGGATTCCACTATTGACGTGCCCATACAGAATTAAAATGTCAGGCAGATGTTGAAAGTTAATTGCTGGCAATGAAGAAGCTCAGGTGATGGAAGTGTGTGTGAGTCAGATGGCCTTAGgcctgtggttatgggtgggtgTCAGATGCCCTGTTTTCACCACATGAGTCCTACCACCAGAGAAATTTAGTTAGTTCAGAATCCTGTTGAAGAACTCTCAACATTGAACATACCACAGTTTTATTgatgcaaaccagatggcatggcgtatcgctgcagaatgctgtggtagccatgctRgttaagtgtgccttgaattctaaataaatcacagaMaatgtcaccagcaaagcacccccacaccatcacacctccttctccatgcttcaaggtgggaaccacacatgcggcgatcatccgttcacctactctgcgtctcacaaagaaacagcttggaaccaaaaatctaaaatttggactcatcagaccaaaggacagatttccaccggtctaatgtccattgctcgtgtttcttggcccaagcaagtctctttttcttattggtgtcctttagtagtggttKCTTTGCAGcaactcgaccatgaaggcctgattcacacagtctcctctgaacagttgatgttgagatgtgtctgttacttgaactctgtgaagcatttatttgggctgcaatttctgaggctggcaaatctaatgaacttatcctctgcagcagaggtaactctgggtcttcctttcctgttgMGGTCCTCTTGAgcctcagtttcatcatagcgcttgatggtttttacgactgcacttgaagcaactttcaaagttcttgacattttttggattaactgaccttcatgttatggactgtcgtttctctttgcttatttgagctgttcttgccataatatggacttggtcttttaccaaatagtgctatcttctgtataccacccctaccttgtcacaacaacaaaactgattggctcaaaatgcattaagaaggaaagaaattctacaaattaacttttaacaaggcacacctgttaattgaaatgcattccaggtgactatctcatgaatctggttgagagaatgccaagagtgtgcaaagctgtcatcaatgcaaagggtgactactttgaataatctcaaatataaaatatatttgtttaacactttttgagttactacatgattccatatgtgttatttcatagttttgatgtcgtcactattattatacaatgtagaaaagagcaaaaacaaagaaaaaccctgggatgagtaggtgtgtccaaagttttgactggtattgtaagtAGCTTATATGGCTTTAGTATGTGTTATTAGCCATATATTAGGCCTTAAGTGATTTGTTATTCAAACATTATAAGTAATAAACAGACTCTTAGTAAGCTGTCTCAATGTGGGACTAATAAAGACATAGCACCTCAATAGGTGTTCCCTACTCAGAACTGACCATATTTTTGCTTGTATAATTCTTTCTCCAGAAATGACCTCATTAGCACACCTCCCCTCATATGCCATACAGCCACCATGCAAGTTAAACATTTGACGTATACAACTAGCAACTATActtccatatacactgagtggacaaaacattaagaactatTTTCATCAMatagactgactaggtgaatccaggtgaaagctatgaccacttattgatgtaacttgttaaatccacttcaatcattgtagatgaaggggagtagacaggttaaataaggatgattaagccttgagacaattgaggcatggattgtgtatgtgctaTTCAGAGATTGAATgggaaaaacaaaatatttaagtgcctttggtatggtagtaggtaccaggtgtaccggtttgtgtcaaatgctggggttttcacgctcaacagtttcccatgtgtatcaagaatggtccaccacccaaaggacatccagccaacttgacacaactgtgggaagcactggagtcaacatgggccagcatccctgtgaaacgcttcaacaccttgtagagtctatgccacgacgaattgaggctgttctgaaaaaAAGTGGTTGCAAcccaacattaggaaggtgttcataatgtttgtacactcagtgtagtcgCTGACCAATAACCTGCTTTAAAGAGAATGACTACAACAGCGGCACCAATAACGTCGCTCTCTCACCTGTGCAACAGTACAGGACAGGTTCATGCGGGAGAAGGTGAAAGACAAATATGAGggatttcttgttttgtttagttttttatgtATTGTGAATACATGCCTACTAAGAATCTTATggatgggggtgcaactcaatattaggaaggtgttcttaatgttttgtccactcagtgtataaatgTTGGCTGTATGAGATTATATTATGAATCGCAAAGGGGCATACCTCCTCACACCCATGAGCCAAACCATAAAATGTTTATCTGAAACTAATTGTTTACATAAATAGTTTACATCAGACTTGAATGTTGGTTATATGACATATATATGAATCAATTTATTATGTCATCAAACTACACAAATCCTTAGTTTCAGGCAAACATTATATGCTTTGCGCAAGGGTGTGGGAGGTGTGCCCCTTTGCAATTCATAATTTAATCTTATACAGCCGACATTCAtatatggaagtatatatggaactTTAGTTGTATACATCAAGAGTCTGTTTCTTGTGTAACTTGCTCTTTATTCATATTCATAGCTAATCATTTGGTTATTAAGGATTGTCCAGTACTACATGACTTAGTGTTTGAATAACAAATCACTTATACTGaagaaatatataaacgcaaacatgcagcaatttcaacaattttactgggttacagttcatataaggaaaatagtcaattgaaataaatgcattaggccctgatctatggatttcacatgattgggcaggggtgcagccatgggtgggcctaggagggcataggcccacacacttgggagccaggcccatcccctggggagccaggcccagccaatcagaatgagtttttccccacaaaaggactttattacaggcagaaatactcctcagtttcagcagctgcccgggtggctggtctcaaataatcccacaggtgaagaagccagatgtgcaggtcctgggctggcctggttacatgtGATCTgtagttgtgaggctggttggacgtactgccaaattccctaaaacaaTGTYggaggcagcttatggtagagaaatgaacattacattatctggcaacagctctggtggacattcctgcagtcaacatgccaattgcatgctccctcaaaacttgaggaaTCTGTGGAACTTGTGGAGttctgtgacaaaacagcacattttagtgtggccttttattgtccccagcacaaggtgcacctgtgtaatgaccatgctgtttaagcagcttcttgatatgccacacctgtcaggtggatggattatcttggcaaaggagaaatgctcactaacagtaatgtaaacacatttgtgcaccaaagttgagagaaataagctttttgtgcgtatggaacatttttgggatcttttatttcagctcatgaaacatgggaccaacactttacatgtttgttgcatttatatttttgttcagtataattaatgCCTAATATATGGATAATAAGACATAATAAagccatattttttttatttttttattttaccgttattttaccaggtaagttgactgagaacacgttctcatttgcagcaacgacctggggaatagttacaggggagaggagggggatgaatgagccaattgtaaactggggattattaggtgaccgtgatggttgagggccagattgggaataaGCTACTTATATAGATATTTATATACTAACAAATTAGTGGCCAATATGTgtaccttaaaataaagtgctactTAATATTACATGCATATGAGCAATGTAAAGATTTCGCATGAGAGTATAGATTGTATGTCTGAACCAGGTCAGGAACAGTGGAAAGAACTTAAGCAGACCATAATGTCCTCTGTATATGATTTGTACTGTCACATAAATAGTTCTCTTAATAAACTCTTTCAACTCTCTAACAAAACAGTTTATCTTAGCGAGAACCATTTAAAATCCTTTTAACCAAATGCTCCCACATCTCATTCAACACATAAACAGAAGGAGGCCTTAGGGACGTACCAGAACCCGCACCAGTGTTGATCTTTTCATGCTACAGTACACCAGGCAGACGACagactgtacagtcgtggccaagttttgagaatgacacgaatattaattttcacaaagtctgctcagtttgtatgatggcaatttgcatatactccagaatgttatgaaagtgatcagatgaattgcaattaattgcaaagtccctatttgccatgcaaattaactgaatccccaaaaaacatttccactgcatttcagccctgccacaaaaggaccagctgacatcttgtcagtgattctctcgttaacacaggtgtgagtgttgacgaggacaaggctggagatcactctgtcatgctgattggttcgaataacagacttcctctgtcaatcatggttacctgcaaggaaacacgtgccgtcatcattgctttgcacaaaaagggcttccacaggcaaggatattg
This region of Salvelinus sp. IW2-2015 linkage group LG6.1, ASM291031v2, whole genome shotgun sequence genomic DNA includes:
- the LOC111965364 gene encoding C-X-C motif chemokine 14 isoform X2; the protein is MHRCTTAALLLLXIALYSLHTEAYKCRCTRKGPKIRYKDVQKLEIKPKHPFCQEKMIFVTMENVARFKGQEYCLHPKLQSTKNLVKWFRIWKDKHRVYES
- the LOC111965364 gene encoding C-X-C motif chemokine 14 isoform X1; the protein is MHRCTTAALLLLXIALYSLHTEAYKCRCTRKGPKIRYKDVQKLEIKPKHPFCQEKMIFVTMENVARFKGQEYCLHPKLQSTKNLVKWFRIWKDKHSRVYES